attatattcgtagacgcatgtatcaattcattggaattacttaaatgtacatgtttacattaattcgttgcacttaaataactatcatagccaattaaatatattcatgttataatgaatgaaacatatactatataaatctcaatatgaaaataaaataattcataacacccaaccatgtcttcatctaaaaggcatcgcaaaatcatccatgaatgatccaatgcgtaaagcattacagacttcataattgagcaaattaccataatatttataattataatatttatgaattattaatttagagttttaatgggacctaatatttataaaggaatttttcgaaaaattattatcttatcatcttatcgaatttgatgattttttacaaaggcccaagtcgggaccggaagattttattattttagagagtttattaatttatagagtattaatttatagaggttttactgtattataaattatatgactaaaaataatcattgcattaataaaaaaatatcaattatatatttatattaatattcgactagcatgaatgtttatatatatatatatattattttttaattaaaaatttaggtaataatttgttttttaatttttcggaaaaaagttatttattagatttttatttaaaattaaattaatgcgtactagttatataaatattttaaaagttattaaaataaaatatgtcaagaaagaacaacttatttgattctaatggtatcatttttattttagtcattttatcaattaaagaccttattatgccaaacgccctaacatcttataagatgtgtatcatatcttataagttttaacatcttattcTATCCAAACACTTCAAGAGCTTatctttaaaataagatccaacatcttataagatgtaagagcttataagatagTTAAAAAAACTCAGCCAAATACCCTCTAAATcagaaataaatcaattagggGTATatatcgatttttttttatatttttgttaatattagcaaattcgcTGAATTTTGGCTAACGgatagacttatttgttataggGAAGCACACCTCAGGGacgttagatgtaatttttcaaatcataggGAATCTACGTATAATTCAACCAAACCTCGGGTGTGGGGTATTTATACAATAAAGACCCCTCTTATAACGgatagacttatttgttagatggaagcacACCTCAGGAacgttagatgtaatttttcaaatcataggGAATCTACGTATAATTCAACCAAACCTCGGGTGTGGGTATTTATACAATAAAGACCACTCTTATAATGGACTATCACGGTAgcgaatttattaaataattattaatactaaatgataatttataattttttgaataataaaaaatagttataattgtgaaaatttttaaaaaaaattattgtaattaattttttattttatataactaaaaaatatatgatattttatatttatgttggGATGACCACGTATGCATTCCCATACCTAAGTCGGCCAGATTTTTTACCTCGTGTGGTGAGCGCGATATATGCCGGAAAGGTTTTTGGCTTCTACCCACCGTCCATGGGACCCACATTCACGGAGTTGCTTACGTGGAAAACAACAACGAAAGAACTACTCAGTCTAgatctagagagagaaagtgtcAGAAGACTCAGAGCTCCACCAACCCCTAATATTATATCATCGTAACAGATGACGTGGCGAAGTGCTTCACGGAACGATCTGATAGGCAGTATCTGACGTGGAAAATATACACGTTGACATAATTAAGGAATGTTTTTATTGTCTTCAAATTCAGGGCCCACTTTCtcaattatttgtaataaatgatttattaaatcCATGATTAGTATATACGTGGCGCAAACTTAATAGTTCATAagttgataaaagaaaaaaaaaaaagtgtaccATGGTTTTAGAGCTTGTTTATTTTTAGCGACAATTACACAcctttaaaatttcatgtaattacacgtaaaatttttgtgattgaaaCATTATATACGTATACGAGATTTGAGTCcgtgaaataaataaatctattcgttagttaaaattcactaaatatgtcgatattaataaaaaacactgaataaaaattgatatttatcattaattatccTAAATGCCGACTTATTAtaggttaaatatttttttgtgactaAATTGCCTTTATAGCAATGAAAATATACTCACTatatgcattaacgtgtgaagatatataagggtaatttgatcataaaaaattttatgatcatatatatataaagtactaatataattaattattaacagaTGAAATAAGTATACAAAAAGGGTATATGAGTAACTAACATATTATTTGCCAAAGGTATACTTTAAGATCGTGAGTGTTTATACGTACAGATAAACTGGACTGAATTTTCTCTTGTAATTCCTgttgcattttatattttatttcacatataCACGTCACGTGCGTAAAAATAGaccattaaattttatataaatgatgtgtatatgtatgtgaaatttcaatgaatgtcgatatcaatataatcatattacaaaatttatataatttttgtttcataatgTGTACATGACATTGAAAGGGAAgtctattaaattaattagagtaaCATCATTGACCATTAACTCAATCATGCAATTTTGAGTATTCACTTAacattagtttatttatttataatatatagtttcaATCAATACTCAATCATATACCCATAATCGACTTATAACATATACACATATGATCATAAGTGCACGTGTAAAGAGATGAGTCGTCAACTAATTAAGCATGGTGGGATTATGCTGTACTAAATcaattgttgaaaatttatgggaaaagtattattttagttcgctaaatatgcttaattttaattttagttcgataactatgtccatttttgtttagctccagtaatttaagaaattgcttacttttagtcctctggcagattttcggacaattttacccctatgcaacttttgaaaggcagttttagtccatatgtactcataggggtaaaattgtccgaaaatctgtcggaggactaaaagtaaggaatttcgtaagttactggacctaaacaaaaaaggacatagttatcggactaaaattaaaattaaacatacttagcggactaaaataatatctttttcgaaatttattaaaagttcTGAACACGAGTCTCATTAAATGGAGAAGTTTTAGAGGGATACTATCGCtagttttcattatttgatGATATTGTACCAAAGTGAACCCAAAATTCGATATGCTGAAATAGTGTATCGAATACCGAATTGGAATGCTTGGAtcgattttattgaataaattgattttttttaaaaaaatatatcctatttttattgtatttatatttattatttatgaaaatacatataaatatgtagaaatatagatttattccaaaaaaataaatatgtaatatttgttatacttATAtcataatgtatatatataatatatttacatgtatattatataatatgaataatatactaaaattttttaattcagtTTGATTAATCGgtattcaaaatcaaaatcaaataattttttttttattttgattcgattggatcaaataaatcaattataccCAACTCTACGGACCAATATGTGACAGACGCACGttctttttgaaataaaaattatatatataaaatctttttatcaATCAATATAATCATGAGTCTATAAAATCATgaatctataaaaatttaaaattctaattaattgaaagaCAAATACATATCATGACATATGCTTAAATCCCAATAAACCAGCCTTAGACCTCAAGAATTGAGTATGAAATAATCAACCCttataataaaaccataaTAATTGATGATTAAACTCATCtttctcataattaattaactaaaatctCCTAAAAAACAACTACAAAAAGATGGGATTggatttttctctttcaatgtttactgtaatttttattatattagtcatcaagataaattttttaaattaaataaaatacataataatattataatacacgttagatatatattaaataaaatataatttaaaatagaaaaattcgATTCCCCAAATACAACGATTTGGCGCCACAAGTGAACTAAcagaaaaaaagcaaaagaaaaatcccATATTTCCAATTAAAGCCAAATTCGGTGCTTCTAGTCATAGTCgcattttcatttcctttcatgcgaagagaaaaatgaaaaagcgCGCTTTTGATTTTGTAGTAAAACAGCAAACTACTTTCCATCTCCTCTTTTTGTCAAAATCATACTCGGGGCTCTGAACACTGTCGTTGTAGGGACAAATTAAATGTCGAGCAGCTTCAGGCCACGTGTCTTCTTCTTGATCGCCTTGTCTGGAGAACCTGCTTGATGTTTAAAGACGAGCTCACTATATAAGGCCACAGGTGGTCTCTTCTGCAAACTCATACATACCGCTCATCGCTTGGTTTCTCGCTTTCTTTCTCTGTCACGTGAAGTTGCGTTCCTTTCCGGATTGCACTTCTGTTGAGCTTCGAATCACCGCATTTCTCCCCCCacccatctctctctctctctctctctatatatataaaaatatatacttatacatatacatacataagcAGCTCTCCGTTTCAGAGGATTGAGCTTCTTGAAGCTACTTGCGGGGGATACTAAGGTAAACTCCTGGTGTTTTTGAGGGGTTATTTTATTCTGTATGAATAATTGTGTGAAGGATGTTGTGGAATTATTGTGTAAACGGAGGTTTGAAGTTTGCATGCAGAGGAATGTCCAAATTCGGAGGGATAGTGCTCGGAGttttggttgattttttttattttgacatgTTCTTTGATTCCAAAAGGTggttttgtgatttttgttttttgtgaaTTACGGTGAATTTTTAGCTTTCTTGACAATTTTCATCGGAATTTTGGTGGAAATAGTTCTTAGAAAATGGTTGTACGTCGAGCAATTGTTTTATCAACGTACGGGTGTTTCATCCCGCGTTTGCATTTGCGGAAGAATATGGTTGTACGTCAAGCTTGTGTTGTACCTTCGAATCCGTCGAAGAACTCGAAGCTCCCTGGAGGTGATTATCCGGAGTTGCATTCGTGAAAACTTCCTATTGgagattttcatttttacctatttttcttttagttggAAACTAAAAGTTACGGTGAATTACGGTGGTCGTGCTGTCACTCTCTGTTTTCATACCTTCGAGTTTAACTTCTGAAGCCACGCTGATTTTCCTGCAGAAAAAGGTGAAGCCTTCTAGGCGGTACCCGACGCtgaagttatatatatatatatatatatatatatatatcctcaaGATTTCCTAAATTAGAATAACCTCccagtaaatatatatatattaatttgaatccTGCTCTTCTCGACCTTTCTTGCGATGGTCGAGTAGGATCTTCATAGGTTTGAAGTGCTCTTAGATAAGTATGCCTTTTgagttttcttcttcaataaaaGAGTTTCTGCTATCATCCTAACTTTGTTTAGATGTCTTCTCAGTGTATTCACTTCTGATTCTTTTCATTCAGTTCTcagcttttcttttgttttccaaaCAACTATTTTTCCCGGCTTGCTGATTCTGTTCTGAGCTTTGTCATTCATCCGCCGTGATGgttcattttctgttgcactgtttttgttttttcttttaaaaatttatttcctttatGTTTGTCTCCCTAGAGAAAAAAGTGTAGTAAAAAGAGGATTGGGACAGTGAAAAGACAAAGAGTGATGAAACTGTCTGAAAAAATGGATCTATAGTAAATCTTGGGATCTTGGTGAAGTGGTCCAAAGTTGCTctcttttccaaaatttaaacctgtgttcttgattttgattcAAAGTTTTTCTGCAGCATGGTAAATGCTACTTTCCCTGGCTTTGGAGTTCTTACTTTATTTCATCCTATGTATTATTATCTGTAGTTCCCATATgtgtaaatatgtatattcTAATAAGTATGGTGGTGGATAAGGATAATCAACTCATACCCCTTCTTGTTGTCACATAATAAATTGGTGGTGGATAGGTTATTTTTTGATTCTGAATATTGTCTAAACAGTTTTCATAAATGATTTTGCTTTCTTGCCAACACAACTCTATGGGTTTATCTATCCTTGATTATGATAAGGACCAGATTCAATCACTCAATCTGTTGAAGAAATCTAATAGATTGAATTGTGACTCgggtttatataattttgttgctTCGATTATCTTCATGAACTCTTGAACTTCTTTCATGTAATTCGCGGGACACTGATAAGTATGCTTATTAAGTCTCTGGTTATGCAGTAAAATCTCCAAGAGTCCTAGCACGTGCAAAGATGACGGTGACTCCAAAGATCTCTGTCAATGACGGGAACCTTGTGGTTCATGGAAAAACTATACTCTCAGGCGTGCACGATAACATTGTGCTTACCCCGGGATCAGGTGTGGGCCTTGTTGCGGGTGCATTCATTGGAGCCACAGCTTCACATAGCAAAAGTCTGCATGTTTTCCCAGTTGGTGTCTTAGAGTGAGCACTAGACTATTAATTCTCAAATTCTCATCTGTTTCTGAGCTTTGTTCCTTAACTCTTATATTCATCCTCTTACAACTATTGAGATATTGTTTGAGTTATAATTTGAacattgtttgattttttttgtttttctgtggTAAGGGGTGTCCGTTTCATGTGCTTATTCCGCTTCAAACTCTGGTGGATGACTCAAAGAATGGGAACCTGCGGAAGGGACATTCCTTTGGAGACCCAGTTCATGCTCGTGGAGAGTAAAGACTCAAGTGAAAGTGAGCATGAAGATAGCCCGACTATCTATACTGTTTTCCTGCCTCTCCTTGAAGGACAGTTCCGTGCTGTTCTTCAGGGAAACGAGAAGAATGAGCTCGAGATATGCCTTGAGAGCGGTGAGCATTTCTCATCCATGGAAAGAAGGTCATAGtggaaaaaaattgcagaagaGTTAGAAATAGATGAAATGACTTGTGCACTTTTTTGGTGGTGTAATTTGGTTACAGGAGATAATGCTGTTGAGACCAATCAAGGGCTTTACCTTGTTTACATGCATGCTGGGACCAATCCTTTTGAAGTGATCAACCAGGCTGTGAAGTAAGTATTGCTTTTGTTGTAGGATTTATGCACTCTCTGATTCTTCTTTTGATGTACAACAATCATTTCTGTGTGAAACAGAGCTGTTGAAAAACACTTGCAAACATTTCAACACcgagagaagaagaaggtgAGAACGTGTTGCTGTGAGAACTTTTAGAATTGACTGTGTATTGGGACCGAAGCAAGTTGACTCATGCtaatatttatgtactttTAACTGTGTAGCTGCCCTCATTCATTGATTGGTTTGGCTGGTGCACATGGGATGCTTTTTACACAGACGTTACAGCTGAGGGTGTTGAAGAAGGACTTAAGAGGTATATTTGGTAGTTTTTTGATATCAAGGtctaaatttggaattaagTTGCTAAACCATTTCTTCTTGCAGCTTGTCCGAAGGAGGTACACCTCCACGTTTTCTGATCATCGATGATGGCTGGCAACAAATTGGGAGTGAGGTCAAGGAAGACCCAAATTGTGTTGTACAAGAAGGAGCTCAGTAAGACAACTAATCTTGCATCTTGTTTCAATATAATTGACCTAGTAAAGAACCTACTGATTGTTTGGCAGTTAAAATGATGGAAATAAGATTTCGAATGGATTACTTGCTTCCAGATTCTTTTGTACCTAAGAAGATGAATAAAGTGATTCAGATAGTTTGTCTTAGTAGAGCTACGCTAGTTAATAGCTTGTTTTGTTTATAGAATCTGGTTCTTACAAGTAGCATTAAGCTTTCAGTACAATGTTCCACATATTTCATCTAGCTGTTAAAATCTCAAGTTAACGCTCCTATTTGCGCAGGTTTGCGAACAGGCTTACAGGAATAAAAGAGAACGAAAAGTTTCAAAAGAATGGAAAAGATGACAAACACGAATCAGGTCTGAAGCTTGTTGTGAAAAAAGCCAAGCAGCAGCACAATGTCAAGTAAGATTGAACTTGGTCCTTCTGCTCACCAATTGCTGTTTTTGCTTGTGTGTTGTTTATTCGAAACTTTATCTATAACGTTCCTGCTAAAGAGTGGTTTTCAATTGGTATATGAGTTGTAATGGCACGAGTATtgtttgttattatatatatctaggTACGTCTATGTGTGGCACGCTCTAGCTGGCTATTGGGGGGGAGTGCATCCATCTGGTCCTGGTATGGAACATTACGAGACTGCCTTGGCGTACCCTGTTCAGTCTCCTGGTGTTCTGGGCAACCAACCAGACATTGTTATGGATAGCCTTGCTGTTCATGGCTTGGGCCTTGTTAACCCTAAGAAGGTCTTCAATTTCTACAACGAGCTTCATGCCTATTTGGCTTCATGCGGAGTAGATGGAGTCAAGGTTGACGTGCAGAACATAATCGAGACTCTTGGTGCTGGCCATGGTGGTAGAGTTTCCCTCACTCGTAGCTATCACCAAGCCCTTGAAGCTTCCATCAGTAGGAACTTCCCCGATAATGGCTGCATTGCTTGCATGTGTCACAATACTGATGGGATCTATAGTGCTAAGCAGACTGCTGTGGTTAGAGCTTCTGATGATTTTTATCCACGCGATCCCGCTTCCCATACCATCCACATTTCATCTGTGGCGTACAATACAGTATTCTTGGGAGAATTTATGCAGCCTGATTGGGACATGTTCCATGTGAgtgcttatatatttaattcactaacagtaaaattttcgttttatacaaattactgGTTTGACTCTTGCATTATTCTATATAGAGCCTGCACCCAGCTGCTGAATATCATGCTGCAGCTCGCTCTGTCGGCGGGTGTGCAATTTATGTCAGGTAATTTCAGTCAAATTTAAGGTTTTTTCTATTATGCCTGTTTAAGTTTGATCTCACGAAATTTTTCTTGCTGACTGTTCAGTGACAAACCTGGTAACCATAACTTTGAGCTTTTGAAGAAGTTGGTCCTTCCTGATGGATCCATTCTTAGAGCACAATTGCCCGGACGACCTACAGTGGACTGTCTCTTTGTTGATCCAGCTAGAGATGGGATAAGGTTTGTCTCGTCGTCTTGACCTCTAACACCTTTTTGTCTTGAGTCATTGGTCATAGAATTAAATTTCCAATGTCTGTTCTACAGCTTGCTTAAAATCTGGAATGTGAACAAGTGTTCTGGCGTGGTCGGTGTGTTCAACTGCCAGGGTGCAGGGTGGTGCAAGGTGGCTAAGAAGACCCGCATTCATGATGCCTCCCCTGGCACTCTTACTGGCTCTGTCCAAGCCACAGATGTGGATACTATAGCTCAAATTGCTGGACCAAATTGGACTGGCGATACTATAGTCTATGCTCATAGGTCAAGGGAGGTTGTTAGGCTACCAAAAGGGGTCTCATTGCCAGTGACATTGAAGGTTCTTGAATATGAACTCTTCCACTTTTGCCCAGTGAAGGTGAGCTGTTTATGAGTAATCATACATACTTTTAGcataaaattacattgactTGTACTATAAGTGATTGACTGACTTTCTTCTACAAACACAGAATGTTACAGAAACCATCTCCTTCGCATCCATTGGCTTGCTTGACATGTTCAACTCTACCGGTGCTGTGGAGCAGTTGGAAATCCAGAAAAACCTAGAGTGTCTGGATAACAACAGTGGTTCTGAGGCTTTAAGTGGAGATAGATTGCCCGTGGCAACAATCACCCTCAAGGTTAGAGGATGTGGGAGGTTTGGGGTTTACTGTTCTCAACGGCCACTGAAGTTGACCGTGGACAATACCGAAACTGATTTTAACTATGACGATGCCACTGGATTGGTAACT
This Sesamum indicum cultivar Zhongzhi No. 13 linkage group LG5, S_indicum_v1.0, whole genome shotgun sequence DNA region includes the following protein-coding sequences:
- the LOC105162538 gene encoding probable galactinol--sucrose galactosyltransferase 2 isoform X1; this translates as MVVRRAIVLSTYGCFIPRLHLRKNMVVRQACVVPSNPSKNSKLPGVKSPRVLARAKMTVTPKISVNDGNLVVHGKTILSGVHDNIVLTPGSGVGLVAGAFIGATASHSKSLHVFPVGVLEGVRFMCLFRFKLWWMTQRMGTCGRDIPLETQFMLVESKDSSESEHEDSPTIYTVFLPLLEGQFRAVLQGNEKNELEICLESGDNAVETNQGLYLVYMHAGTNPFEVINQAVKAVEKHLQTFQHREKKKLPSFIDWFGWCTWDAFYTDVTAEGVEEGLKSLSEGGTPPRFLIIDDGWQQIGSEVKEDPNCVVQEGAQFANRLTGIKENEKFQKNGKDDKHESGLKLVVKKAKQQHNVKYVYVWHALAGYWGGVHPSGPGMEHYETALAYPVQSPGVLGNQPDIVMDSLAVHGLGLVNPKKVFNFYNELHAYLASCGVDGVKVDVQNIIETLGAGHGGRVSLTRSYHQALEASISRNFPDNGCIACMCHNTDGIYSAKQTAVVRASDDFYPRDPASHTIHISSVAYNTVFLGEFMQPDWDMFHSLHPAAEYHAAARSVGGCAIYVSDKPGNHNFELLKKLVLPDGSILRAQLPGRPTVDCLFVDPARDGISLLKIWNVNKCSGVVGVFNCQGAGWCKVAKKTRIHDASPGTLTGSVQATDVDTIAQIAGPNWTGDTIVYAHRSREVVRLPKGVSLPVTLKVLEYELFHFCPVKNVTETISFASIGLLDMFNSTGAVEQLEIQKNLECLDNNSGSEALSGDRLPVATITLKVRGCGRFGVYCSQRPLKLTVDNTETDFNYDDATGLVTLMIPVPVEEMYKWSVEIQV
- the LOC105162538 gene encoding probable galactinol--sucrose galactosyltransferase 2 isoform X2; this translates as MTVTPKISVNDGNLVVHGKTILSGVHDNIVLTPGSGVGLVAGAFIGATASHSKSLHVFPVGVLEGVRFMCLFRFKLWWMTQRMGTCGRDIPLETQFMLVESKDSSESEHEDSPTIYTVFLPLLEGQFRAVLQGNEKNELEICLESGDNAVETNQGLYLVYMHAGTNPFEVINQAVKAVEKHLQTFQHREKKKLPSFIDWFGWCTWDAFYTDVTAEGVEEGLKSLSEGGTPPRFLIIDDGWQQIGSEVKEDPNCVVQEGAQFANRLTGIKENEKFQKNGKDDKHESGLKLVVKKAKQQHNVKYVYVWHALAGYWGGVHPSGPGMEHYETALAYPVQSPGVLGNQPDIVMDSLAVHGLGLVNPKKVFNFYNELHAYLASCGVDGVKVDVQNIIETLGAGHGGRVSLTRSYHQALEASISRNFPDNGCIACMCHNTDGIYSAKQTAVVRASDDFYPRDPASHTIHISSVAYNTVFLGEFMQPDWDMFHSLHPAAEYHAAARSVGGCAIYVSDKPGNHNFELLKKLVLPDGSILRAQLPGRPTVDCLFVDPARDGISLLKIWNVNKCSGVVGVFNCQGAGWCKVAKKTRIHDASPGTLTGSVQATDVDTIAQIAGPNWTGDTIVYAHRSREVVRLPKGVSLPVTLKVLEYELFHFCPVKNVTETISFASIGLLDMFNSTGAVEQLEIQKNLECLDNNSGSEALSGDRLPVATITLKVRGCGRFGVYCSQRPLKLTVDNTETDFNYDDATGLVTLMIPVPVEEMYKWSVEIQV